Proteins from a single region of Streptomyces spectabilis:
- a CDS encoding fibronectin type III domain-containing protein, with protein sequence MSHPSRRSRLRTFAVPSAAAAAVLAAGLGLGAALDSGPAGATAAPASGSAPKVPEKPRAVSGTNANTVTWTASSGARKYDVYRAEGDGAFTRVGSVTAPKYTDGRVVPDVPYTYKVKAVGSAGKASPYSAAARAARDTIAPLPPANLAVVPSDDGPGTALAWRDGTDAVAYTVYRSTSPQGPLKKIGTSTTTSFRDTGAPAPDRPYVYWVKAVDAAGNASEAATTSRPPEPTRPPTQSPGPTQPPTSPPTTPAPSPTFGDG encoded by the coding sequence GTGTCTCACCCCTCGCGGAGATCCCGTCTCCGCACGTTCGCCGTCCCGTCGGCTGCGGCCGCCGCCGTGCTCGCCGCGGGCCTCGGCCTCGGCGCCGCGCTCGATTCCGGACCCGCCGGTGCCACCGCCGCCCCCGCGTCGGGCTCGGCGCCGAAGGTCCCGGAGAAGCCGCGGGCCGTCTCCGGCACGAACGCCAACACCGTGACCTGGACGGCCTCTTCGGGCGCCAGGAAGTACGACGTGTACCGGGCCGAGGGCGACGGCGCCTTCACGCGCGTCGGCTCGGTGACGGCGCCGAAGTACACCGACGGGCGGGTCGTGCCCGACGTGCCGTACACCTACAAGGTCAAGGCGGTCGGCTCCGCGGGCAAGGCCTCGCCGTACTCCGCGGCCGCGCGGGCGGCCCGGGACACCATCGCGCCGCTGCCGCCCGCGAACCTCGCCGTCGTCCCGTCCGACGACGGGCCCGGCACCGCCCTGGCCTGGCGCGACGGCACCGACGCCGTGGCGTACACGGTCTATCGCTCCACGTCCCCGCAGGGGCCCCTGAAGAAGATCGGCACGTCCACGACCACCTCGTTCCGCGACACCGGGGCCCCGGCCCCGGACCGGCCGTACGTCTACTGGGTGAAGGCGGTCGACGCCGCGGGCAACGCCTCCGAGGCGGCCACCACCAGCCGCCCGCCGGAGCCGACCCGGCCGCCCACGCAGTCGCCGGGGCCGACGCAGCCGCCCACGTCCCCGCCCACGACCCCGGCGCCGTCGCCGACCTTCGGGGACGGCTGA
- a CDS encoding helix-turn-helix transcriptional regulator encodes MSVAGGGGPHRPHGADAPCAAGAALYGRALSEGRVRAREAEDAPCLVDFGLLHPDLDDMAWLLPSAPSHALLRLLRGIEEDVAHERRREAELTAALKPFLALARQAAPRAAAAAPPDGDAAPRPPAIAVLRGLPRISDAICEAVAACSDEVLTVQPGGFHRIWDLGPAPPREQPLLSRGCRMRTLYQHTTRHAFPLIAHFERLDGDVEVRTLSEVTAQLVVFDRTVAFLPADRDCALALEIRVPALVGCLATLFDRLWQLATPLFPHPAPQPARGGVTARQRAIAELLTEGLTDADIAERLGMNVRTVRVHIAKLAQVLGSTGRTQLGYLIGQSGLLSPGGPGGPERTR; translated from the coding sequence GTGAGCGTCGCGGGCGGCGGGGGGCCGCACCGGCCGCACGGGGCCGACGCGCCGTGCGCCGCGGGCGCCGCGCTCTACGGCCGGGCCCTCAGCGAGGGCCGCGTCCGCGCCCGGGAGGCCGAGGACGCGCCCTGCCTCGTCGACTTCGGCCTGCTCCACCCCGACCTCGACGACATGGCGTGGCTGCTGCCCAGCGCGCCCTCGCACGCCCTGCTGCGGCTGCTGCGCGGCATCGAGGAGGACGTGGCGCACGAGCGGCGCCGCGAGGCGGAGCTGACCGCCGCCCTGAAGCCGTTCCTGGCCCTGGCCAGGCAGGCCGCGCCGCGGGCCGCCGCGGCCGCGCCGCCGGACGGTGACGCCGCGCCCCGGCCGCCCGCGATCGCCGTGCTCAGGGGCCTGCCCCGCATCAGCGACGCCATCTGCGAGGCCGTGGCCGCCTGCTCCGACGAGGTCCTGACCGTCCAGCCGGGCGGGTTCCACCGCATCTGGGACCTGGGCCCCGCGCCGCCGCGCGAGCAGCCGCTGCTGTCCCGCGGCTGCCGCATGCGCACCCTGTACCAGCACACGACCCGGCACGCCTTCCCCCTGATCGCCCACTTCGAGCGGTTGGACGGCGACGTGGAGGTCCGCACGCTGAGCGAGGTCACCGCGCAGCTGGTCGTCTTCGACCGCACGGTCGCCTTCCTGCCCGCCGACCGGGACTGCGCCCTGGCCCTGGAGATCCGCGTGCCCGCCCTGGTCGGCTGCCTGGCCACGCTCTTCGACCGCCTGTGGCAGCTGGCGACGCCGCTGTTCCCGCACCCGGCGCCGCAGCCCGCGCGCGGCGGGGTCACCGCCCGCCAGCGCGCCATCGCCGAACTGCTCACCGAGGGCCTCACCGACGCGGACATCGCCGAACGCCTCGGCATGAACGTGCGTACCGTACGCGTCCACATCGCCAAGCTCGCCCAGGTCCTCGGCAGCACGGGCCGCACCCAACTCGGCTATCTCATCGGGCAGTCGGGGCTGCTGAGCCCCGGCGGCCCGGGCGGCCCCGAGCGCACCCGCTGA
- a CDS encoding helix-turn-helix transcriptional regulator, which translates to MPDGAMRETDTGRTAHPPHGHDVLCEQARDLYARALRDGRVAADAPHADCLRPFGLLRADPAGERGWLLPAAPAVALPRLLADIERRVARHRALAARLATAFEPFIRAEPVPDPDSAAAHLTVLKGVPRIRTAVRQALADAREELLTIQPSRPRPRLLPHDEPWRIAEFVARGGQPRTLARAPLACAPPPLTHPLGPAVDGEARTLDELPPCLIVLDRRVAFLPADEHGEIAFEVRSPALISYVASAFDILWRLARPLYREDTPPLPDQAVSPVQLEIARLLTEGLTDTDIAGRTGMNVRTVRVHIAKVAQALGSTSRTQLGFLISRSGMLEGPSPRRFPPAR; encoded by the coding sequence GTGCCGGACGGAGCGATGCGCGAGACGGACACGGGCCGCACGGCCCACCCGCCGCACGGCCACGACGTCCTCTGCGAGCAGGCGCGGGATTTGTACGCGCGCGCCCTGCGCGACGGCCGCGTCGCAGCCGACGCGCCCCACGCCGACTGTCTGCGCCCCTTCGGCCTGCTGCGCGCGGACCCGGCGGGCGAGCGCGGCTGGCTGCTGCCCGCGGCGCCCGCCGTCGCCCTGCCCCGGCTCCTGGCGGACATCGAGCGGCGCGTGGCCCGGCACCGGGCCCTGGCCGCCCGGCTCGCCACCGCGTTCGAGCCGTTCATCCGCGCGGAGCCGGTGCCGGACCCGGACTCGGCGGCGGCGCACCTCACCGTCCTCAAGGGCGTGCCGCGGATCAGGACGGCCGTGCGCCAAGCCCTCGCCGACGCCCGCGAGGAGCTGCTCACGATCCAGCCGAGCCGCCCCCGGCCGCGGCTCCTGCCCCACGACGAGCCCTGGCGCATCGCCGAGTTCGTCGCGCGCGGCGGGCAGCCGCGCACCCTGGCCAGGGCGCCGCTCGCCTGCGCGCCGCCGCCCCTGACGCACCCGCTGGGGCCCGCCGTCGACGGCGAGGCCCGCACGCTCGACGAACTCCCGCCCTGCCTCATCGTCCTGGACCGGCGCGTGGCGTTCCTGCCGGCGGACGAGCACGGCGAGATCGCCTTCGAGGTGCGCTCGCCCGCCCTCATCTCGTACGTCGCGAGCGCCTTCGACATCCTCTGGCGGCTCGCCCGGCCGCTGTACCGGGAGGACACCCCGCCGCTGCCCGACCAGGCCGTCTCACCGGTGCAGCTGGAGATCGCGCGCCTGCTCACCGAGGGCCTCACCGACACGGACATCGCGGGCCGCACCGGCATGAACGTGCGTACCGTACGCGTCCACATCGCCAAGGTGGCCCAGGCGCTCGGCAGCACCAGCCGCACCCAACTCGGCTTCCTCATCAGCCGGTCGGGGATGCTCGAAGGCCCTTCCCCACGGCGCTTCCCACCCGCCCGGTGA
- a CDS encoding helix-turn-helix transcriptional regulator translates to MARDHSPHGAGELCGVGRSTYVRALQDGGVPAGDADRAPCLIDLGLLHPDPRDAARLLPTAPSVALPRLLHDLGADVTDERARQRRLAEVFAPLMTLGEGQFTGARAPGATVLKGVPRINEAIDRAASRASQEALAIQPGGRRTQETLEHALPRADGILSRGGRMRSLYQHTGLHACPVFAYFQRLDGDVEARTLTELPNRLLVFDRSVAFIPAGESRDVALEIHQPAVISYLVTTFKLLWQLATPMWPDTAPPPPRQGITPRQLAIAELLTEGLTDTEIATRLGMNVRTARVHIAKLSAVLNSQSRAQLGYLIGQSGILGDRSRTGPRPALEQP, encoded by the coding sequence GTGGCGAGGGATCACAGTCCGCACGGCGCCGGGGAGCTGTGCGGAGTGGGCAGGAGCACATACGTCCGCGCCCTGCAGGACGGCGGCGTACCGGCCGGTGACGCGGACCGCGCCCCCTGTCTCATCGACCTCGGCCTGCTCCACCCGGACCCCCGCGACGCCGCCCGGCTGCTGCCCACCGCCCCGTCCGTCGCGCTGCCCCGGCTCCTGCACGACCTCGGCGCCGACGTCACCGACGAGCGCGCGCGGCAGCGAAGGCTCGCCGAGGTCTTCGCGCCCCTGATGACGCTCGGGGAAGGGCAGTTCACGGGGGCCCGCGCGCCGGGCGCCACGGTCCTCAAGGGCGTGCCGCGCATCAACGAGGCCATCGACCGGGCGGCGTCCCGCGCGAGTCAGGAGGCCCTGGCCATCCAGCCGGGCGGCAGACGGACCCAGGAGACCCTGGAGCACGCCCTTCCGCGCGCGGACGGCATCCTGTCCCGCGGCGGCCGCATGCGCTCGCTCTACCAGCACACCGGGCTGCACGCCTGCCCCGTGTTCGCCTACTTCCAGCGGCTCGACGGCGACGTGGAGGCCAGGACCCTGACCGAGCTGCCCAACCGGCTGCTCGTGTTCGACCGCTCCGTGGCCTTCATCCCGGCGGGCGAGAGCCGTGACGTGGCCCTGGAGATACACCAGCCCGCCGTCATCTCCTACCTGGTGACCACCTTCAAGCTGCTGTGGCAGCTGGCCACCCCGATGTGGCCGGACACCGCCCCGCCGCCGCCCCGGCAGGGCATCACCCCCCGCCAGCTCGCCATCGCCGAGCTCCTCACCGAGGGCCTCACCGACACCGAGATCGCCACCCGGCTCGGGATGAACGTACGGACGGCCCGCGTGCACATCGCCAAGCTCTCGGCCGTCCTGAACAGCCAGAGCCGGGCCCAGCTCGGCTATCTCATCGGCCAGTCCGGCATCCTCGGCGACCGGTCGCGGACCGGCCCTCGACCGGCCCTCGAGCAGCCCTAG
- a CDS encoding helix-turn-helix transcriptional regulator, whose translation MNTDPRRHPHPHGPDELCAEGSALYTRALREGRVAQREADSTPCLIDFGLLHPDVEDMRWLRPTAPAIALPQLLRGIEDRIAQQRRREERLTAMFEPLMALDARQTLGAEHQDITVLDGFDRINEAITRATADAAHELRTVQPGGARSPEILADALPREQEFLSRGCRMRTLYQHTTRHSLPALAHYEQLDGDVEVRTLNEVTERMVVLDHTVAFIPASKDRTAALEIRQPAIVDYLITTFERLWRLATPMYPHAAQLPAENGVTTRQRAIAELLVEGLTDTEIAERLGMNVRTAREHIAKLAAILGSNSRAQLGYLIGQAGILNQNH comes from the coding sequence ATGAACACCGACCCCCGCCGGCACCCCCACCCGCACGGGCCCGACGAACTGTGCGCGGAGGGCTCCGCCCTCTACACCCGCGCCCTGCGCGAGGGCCGCGTCGCGCAGCGGGAGGCCGACTCCACGCCCTGTCTGATCGACTTCGGCCTGCTGCACCCCGACGTCGAGGACATGCGCTGGCTGCGCCCTACCGCCCCCGCCATCGCCCTGCCCCAGCTGCTGCGCGGCATCGAGGACCGCATCGCCCAGCAGCGCCGCCGCGAGGAGCGCCTGACGGCGATGTTCGAGCCCCTGATGGCGCTCGACGCCCGGCAGACCCTGGGCGCCGAGCACCAGGACATCACCGTCCTCGACGGCTTCGACCGGATCAACGAGGCGATCACCCGGGCCACCGCCGACGCCGCCCACGAGCTGCGCACCGTCCAGCCCGGCGGCGCCCGCTCCCCGGAGATCCTGGCCGACGCGCTCCCGCGCGAGCAGGAGTTCCTGTCCCGCGGCTGCCGCATGCGCACGCTCTATCAGCACACCACCCGCCACTCCCTGCCCGCCCTCGCACACTACGAACAGCTAGACGGTGACGTAGAGGTCCGCACGCTCAACGAAGTAACGGAGCGCATGGTCGTCCTCGACCACACGGTGGCATTCATACCGGCGAGCAAGGACCGCACGGCGGCCCTCGAGATACGCCAGCCGGCGATCGTCGACTACCTCATCACCACCTTCGAACGACTGTGGCGCCTCGCGACCCCCATGTACCCGCACGCGGCCCAGCTCCCCGCGGAGAACGGGGTCACGACCCGCCAGCGGGCCATCGCCGAGCTCCTCGTCGAGGGCCTCACGGACACCGAGATAGCCGAGCGGCTCGGCATGAACGTGCGTACCGCCCGCGAACACATCGCGAAGCTCGCCGCGATCCTCGGCAGCAACAGCCGGGCCCAACTCGGATATCTCATTGGCCAGGCAGGAATCCTGAACCAGAATCACTAG